From the genome of Brienomyrus brachyistius isolate T26 chromosome 8, BBRACH_0.4, whole genome shotgun sequence, one region includes:
- the LOC125747113 gene encoding pancreatic progenitor cell differentiation and proliferation factor B-like — protein sequence MAAIPSSGSLVAAHDYYRRRIGSTSSSSSCGSLESSGELIPHHPGLPRQDSGHWWSTFFFGKHNQPGMITQAESQQKVGVTNGANGQVTCVAREMVMKRQLSEGSEAGGADAGGAPPPS from the exons ATGGCAGCCATCCCATCCAGTGGCTCCCTCGTGGCCGCCCATGACTACTATCGCA GGCGCATCGGTTCCACCTCCAGCAGCAGCTCCTGTGGTAGCTTGGAGTCCTCTGGGGAGCTCATCCCACACCACCCAG GTCTTCCCCGGCAGGATTCTGGCCACTGGTGGTCCACTTTCTTTTTTGGGAAGCATAATCAGCCTGGTATGATCACCCAGGCTGAGTCCCAGCAAAA GGTGGGCGTGACCAATGGGGCCAATGGGCAGGTGACCTGTGTTGCCAGGGAGATGGTGATGAAGAGGCAGCTGAGTGAGGGCAGCGAGGCGGGTGGTGCGGACGCAGGGGGGGCTCCCCCTCCCTCGTGA